A window of Rhododendron vialii isolate Sample 1 chromosome 11a, ASM3025357v1 contains these coding sequences:
- the LOC131307469 gene encoding uncharacterized protein LOC131307469 isoform X4 — protein MARASNKHGRDQAVDWEMSVDGKDKKVRSKDRDTAKLVSSSQKVGVVGEDRRPMAKPSTSDNSSTSRQYDYLRNYDSIRNLSSGFMTETSSPDAASEKELGNEYFKQKKFNEAIDCYSRSIALSPTAVAYANRAMAYLKIRRFQEAEDDCTEALSLDDRYIKAYSRRSTARRELGKRKESSDDAEFALRLEPNNEEVKRQCAEAKSLYSKELLKKASGALRSSVQGVEKAGKSKVEVNGHVRGVQSVSSSSQKMGAAAIQEDINRVIEDTGGQVRANTPMPVVEIESRSTRSKGQETDTSREDVVQSSPLVSYKRNQRNQELKASVQELAARAASLAKVEAAKNITPPNSAYQFEASWRGLAGDHNLQARLLKVTSPVALPQIFKNALSAPLLINIIRCIATFFTEEMDLAVNYLENLAKVLRFDMIIMCLSSAERADLHRIWDDIFCSNATPIEYAERLDKLRSRYCPKQ, from the exons ATGGCTAGGGCTTCAAACAAGCACGGTCGCGATCAAGCTGTG GATTGGGAGATGTCAGTTGATGGCAAAGACAAGAAAGTGAGATCAAAAGATCGTGACACGGCAAAGttg GTGTCATCTTCTCAGAAGGTTGGAGTAGTTGGTGAGGATAGAAGACCGATGGCAAAACCATCCACATCTGATAATTCTAGTACCTCAAGACAATATGACTACTTGAGGAATTACGATTCAATCAGGAATTTATCAAGTGGTTTCATGACAGAAACGAGTTCTCCTGATGCTGCTTCAGAGAAAGAGTTG GGTAATGAGTACTTTAAACAGAAGAAATTTAACGAAGCAATTGACTGCTATTCTAGGAGCATTGCATTATCACCAACCGCTGTAGCTTATGCAAATAGAGCAATGGCTTATCTTAAAATAAGAAG ATTCCAAGAGGCTGAGGATGATTGCACAGAGGCCTTAAGTTTAGACGATCGTTACATTAAAGCATACTCACGTCGATCAACAGCTAGAAGAGAACTTGGAAAACGTAAAGAATCCAGTGACG ATGCTGAGTTTGCCCTGAGGCTGGAGCCAAACAACGAAGAGGTCAAAAGGCAGTGTGCAGAAGCTAAATCATTGTATAGTAAG GAGCTGCTAAAGAAGGCTTCTGGAGCATTGAGAAGCTCTGTGCAAGGAGTGGAAAAAGCTGGAAAGTCAAAGGTGGAGGTGAACGGACATGTTAGAGGTGTCCAATCTGTATCTAGTAGTTCTCAGAAAATGGGAGCTGCTGCGATTCAAGAAGATATTAACAGAGTGATTGAG gaCACTGGTGGACAAGTTCGTGCAAATACACCCATGCCTGTTGTAGAAATAGAAAGCAGAAGTACAAGAAGTAAGGGACAAGAAACCGATACCTCTCGTGAAGATGTTGTCCAGAGTTCTCCTTTGGTGAGCTATAAG AGAAATCAAAGAAACCAAGAGCTCAAAGCATCAGTGCAGGAGCTTGCTGCTCGTGCAGCTTCTCTAGCAAAGGTTGAAGCTGCAAAAAACATCACACCACCAAATTCAGCTTATCAGTTTGAGGCTTCTTGGCGAGGACTTGCTGGTGATCATAATTTACAAGCTCGTTTATTGAAG GTGACATCACCAGTTGCGCTACCACAGATATTTAAAAATGCTTTGTCTGCTCCATTGCTAATCAACATTATTAGGTGTATTGCCACTTTTTTCAC TGAAGAAATGGATCTGGCTGTCAATTATTTAGAAAATTTGGCCAAGGTCTTAAGATTTGACATGATCATCATGTGCCTTTCTTCAGCAGAGAGGGCTG ATCTCCACAGGATATGGGATGACATATTTTGCAGCAATGCAACTCCCATTGAGTATGCAGAGAGGCTTGATAAACTCCGTTCTAGATACTGCCCCAAACAATGA
- the LOC131307469 gene encoding uncharacterized protein LOC131307469 isoform X1 — protein sequence MARASNKHGRDQAVDFQGFLNDLQDWEMSVDGKDKKVRSKDRDTAKLVSSSQKVGVVGEDRRPMAKPSTSDNSSTSRQYDYLRNYDSIRNLSSGFMTETSSPDAASEKELGNEYFKQKKFNEAIDCYSRSIALSPTAVAYANRAMAYLKIRRFQEAEDDCTEALSLDDRYIKAYSRRSTARRELGKRKESSDDAEFALRLEPNNEEVKRQCAEAKSLYSKELLKKASGALRSSVQGVEKAGKSKVEVNGHVRGVQSVSSSSQKMGAAAIQEDINRVIEDTGGQVRANTPMPVVEIESRSTRSKGQETDTSREDVVQSSPLVSYKRNQRNQELKASVQELAARAASLAKVEAAKNITPPNSAYQFEASWRGLAGDHNLQARLLKVTSPVALPQIFKNALSAPLLINIIRCIATFFTEEMDLAVNYLENLAKVLRFDMIIMCLSSAERADLHRIWDDIFCSNATPIEYAERLDKLRSRYCPKQ from the exons ATGGCTAGGGCTTCAAACAAGCACGGTCGCGATCAAGCTGTG GATTTCCAGGGATTTTTGAACGACTTGCAGGATTGGGAGATGTCAGTTGATGGCAAAGACAAGAAAGTGAGATCAAAAGATCGTGACACGGCAAAGttg GTGTCATCTTCTCAGAAGGTTGGAGTAGTTGGTGAGGATAGAAGACCGATGGCAAAACCATCCACATCTGATAATTCTAGTACCTCAAGACAATATGACTACTTGAGGAATTACGATTCAATCAGGAATTTATCAAGTGGTTTCATGACAGAAACGAGTTCTCCTGATGCTGCTTCAGAGAAAGAGTTG GGTAATGAGTACTTTAAACAGAAGAAATTTAACGAAGCAATTGACTGCTATTCTAGGAGCATTGCATTATCACCAACCGCTGTAGCTTATGCAAATAGAGCAATGGCTTATCTTAAAATAAGAAG ATTCCAAGAGGCTGAGGATGATTGCACAGAGGCCTTAAGTTTAGACGATCGTTACATTAAAGCATACTCACGTCGATCAACAGCTAGAAGAGAACTTGGAAAACGTAAAGAATCCAGTGACG ATGCTGAGTTTGCCCTGAGGCTGGAGCCAAACAACGAAGAGGTCAAAAGGCAGTGTGCAGAAGCTAAATCATTGTATAGTAAG GAGCTGCTAAAGAAGGCTTCTGGAGCATTGAGAAGCTCTGTGCAAGGAGTGGAAAAAGCTGGAAAGTCAAAGGTGGAGGTGAACGGACATGTTAGAGGTGTCCAATCTGTATCTAGTAGTTCTCAGAAAATGGGAGCTGCTGCGATTCAAGAAGATATTAACAGAGTGATTGAG gaCACTGGTGGACAAGTTCGTGCAAATACACCCATGCCTGTTGTAGAAATAGAAAGCAGAAGTACAAGAAGTAAGGGACAAGAAACCGATACCTCTCGTGAAGATGTTGTCCAGAGTTCTCCTTTGGTGAGCTATAAG AGAAATCAAAGAAACCAAGAGCTCAAAGCATCAGTGCAGGAGCTTGCTGCTCGTGCAGCTTCTCTAGCAAAGGTTGAAGCTGCAAAAAACATCACACCACCAAATTCAGCTTATCAGTTTGAGGCTTCTTGGCGAGGACTTGCTGGTGATCATAATTTACAAGCTCGTTTATTGAAG GTGACATCACCAGTTGCGCTACCACAGATATTTAAAAATGCTTTGTCTGCTCCATTGCTAATCAACATTATTAGGTGTATTGCCACTTTTTTCAC TGAAGAAATGGATCTGGCTGTCAATTATTTAGAAAATTTGGCCAAGGTCTTAAGATTTGACATGATCATCATGTGCCTTTCTTCAGCAGAGAGGGCTG ATCTCCACAGGATATGGGATGACATATTTTGCAGCAATGCAACTCCCATTGAGTATGCAGAGAGGCTTGATAAACTCCGTTCTAGATACTGCCCCAAACAATGA
- the LOC131307469 gene encoding uncharacterized protein LOC131307469 isoform X2, with product MARASNKHGRDQAVDFQGFLNDLQDWEMSVDGKDKKVRSKDRDTAKLVSSSQKVGVVGEDRRPMAKPSTSDNSSTSRQYDYLRNYDSIRNLSSGFMTETSSPDAASEKELGNEYFKQKKFNEAIDCYSRSIALSPTAVAYANRAMAYLKIRRFQEAEDDCTEALSLDDRYIKAYSRRSTARRELGKRKESSDDAEFALRLEPNNEEVKRQCAEAKSLYSKELLKKASGALRSSVQGVEKAGKSKVEVNGHVRGVQSVSSSSQKMGAAAIQEDINRVIEDTGGQVRANTPMPVVEIESRSTRSKGQETDTSREDVVQSSPLRNQRNQELKASVQELAARAASLAKVEAAKNITPPNSAYQFEASWRGLAGDHNLQARLLKVTSPVALPQIFKNALSAPLLINIIRCIATFFTEEMDLAVNYLENLAKVLRFDMIIMCLSSAERADLHRIWDDIFCSNATPIEYAERLDKLRSRYCPKQ from the exons ATGGCTAGGGCTTCAAACAAGCACGGTCGCGATCAAGCTGTG GATTTCCAGGGATTTTTGAACGACTTGCAGGATTGGGAGATGTCAGTTGATGGCAAAGACAAGAAAGTGAGATCAAAAGATCGTGACACGGCAAAGttg GTGTCATCTTCTCAGAAGGTTGGAGTAGTTGGTGAGGATAGAAGACCGATGGCAAAACCATCCACATCTGATAATTCTAGTACCTCAAGACAATATGACTACTTGAGGAATTACGATTCAATCAGGAATTTATCAAGTGGTTTCATGACAGAAACGAGTTCTCCTGATGCTGCTTCAGAGAAAGAGTTG GGTAATGAGTACTTTAAACAGAAGAAATTTAACGAAGCAATTGACTGCTATTCTAGGAGCATTGCATTATCACCAACCGCTGTAGCTTATGCAAATAGAGCAATGGCTTATCTTAAAATAAGAAG ATTCCAAGAGGCTGAGGATGATTGCACAGAGGCCTTAAGTTTAGACGATCGTTACATTAAAGCATACTCACGTCGATCAACAGCTAGAAGAGAACTTGGAAAACGTAAAGAATCCAGTGACG ATGCTGAGTTTGCCCTGAGGCTGGAGCCAAACAACGAAGAGGTCAAAAGGCAGTGTGCAGAAGCTAAATCATTGTATAGTAAG GAGCTGCTAAAGAAGGCTTCTGGAGCATTGAGAAGCTCTGTGCAAGGAGTGGAAAAAGCTGGAAAGTCAAAGGTGGAGGTGAACGGACATGTTAGAGGTGTCCAATCTGTATCTAGTAGTTCTCAGAAAATGGGAGCTGCTGCGATTCAAGAAGATATTAACAGAGTGATTGAG gaCACTGGTGGACAAGTTCGTGCAAATACACCCATGCCTGTTGTAGAAATAGAAAGCAGAAGTACAAGAAGTAAGGGACAAGAAACCGATACCTCTCGTGAAGATGTTGTCCAGAGTTCTCCTTTG AGAAATCAAAGAAACCAAGAGCTCAAAGCATCAGTGCAGGAGCTTGCTGCTCGTGCAGCTTCTCTAGCAAAGGTTGAAGCTGCAAAAAACATCACACCACCAAATTCAGCTTATCAGTTTGAGGCTTCTTGGCGAGGACTTGCTGGTGATCATAATTTACAAGCTCGTTTATTGAAG GTGACATCACCAGTTGCGCTACCACAGATATTTAAAAATGCTTTGTCTGCTCCATTGCTAATCAACATTATTAGGTGTATTGCCACTTTTTTCAC TGAAGAAATGGATCTGGCTGTCAATTATTTAGAAAATTTGGCCAAGGTCTTAAGATTTGACATGATCATCATGTGCCTTTCTTCAGCAGAGAGGGCTG ATCTCCACAGGATATGGGATGACATATTTTGCAGCAATGCAACTCCCATTGAGTATGCAGAGAGGCTTGATAAACTCCGTTCTAGATACTGCCCCAAACAATGA
- the LOC131307469 gene encoding uncharacterized protein LOC131307469 isoform X5: MARASNKHGRDQAVDWEMSVDGKDKKVRSKDRDTAKLVSSSQKVGVVGEDRRPMAKPSTSDNSSTSRQYDYLRNYDSIRNLSSGFMTETSSPDAASEKELGNEYFKQKKFNEAIDCYSRSIALSPTAVAYANRAMAYLKIRRFQEAEDDCTEALSLDDRYIKAYSRRSTARRELGKRKESSDDAEFALRLEPNNEEVKRQCAEAKSLYSKELLKKASGALRSSVQGVEKAGKSKVEVNGHVRGVQSVSSSSQKMGAAAIQEDINRVIEDTGGQVRANTPMPVVEIESRSTRSKGQETDTSREDVVQSSPLRNQRNQELKASVQELAARAASLAKVEAAKNITPPNSAYQFEASWRGLAGDHNLQARLLKVTSPVALPQIFKNALSAPLLINIIRCIATFFTEEMDLAVNYLENLAKVLRFDMIIMCLSSAERADLHRIWDDIFCSNATPIEYAERLDKLRSRYCPKQ; the protein is encoded by the exons ATGGCTAGGGCTTCAAACAAGCACGGTCGCGATCAAGCTGTG GATTGGGAGATGTCAGTTGATGGCAAAGACAAGAAAGTGAGATCAAAAGATCGTGACACGGCAAAGttg GTGTCATCTTCTCAGAAGGTTGGAGTAGTTGGTGAGGATAGAAGACCGATGGCAAAACCATCCACATCTGATAATTCTAGTACCTCAAGACAATATGACTACTTGAGGAATTACGATTCAATCAGGAATTTATCAAGTGGTTTCATGACAGAAACGAGTTCTCCTGATGCTGCTTCAGAGAAAGAGTTG GGTAATGAGTACTTTAAACAGAAGAAATTTAACGAAGCAATTGACTGCTATTCTAGGAGCATTGCATTATCACCAACCGCTGTAGCTTATGCAAATAGAGCAATGGCTTATCTTAAAATAAGAAG ATTCCAAGAGGCTGAGGATGATTGCACAGAGGCCTTAAGTTTAGACGATCGTTACATTAAAGCATACTCACGTCGATCAACAGCTAGAAGAGAACTTGGAAAACGTAAAGAATCCAGTGACG ATGCTGAGTTTGCCCTGAGGCTGGAGCCAAACAACGAAGAGGTCAAAAGGCAGTGTGCAGAAGCTAAATCATTGTATAGTAAG GAGCTGCTAAAGAAGGCTTCTGGAGCATTGAGAAGCTCTGTGCAAGGAGTGGAAAAAGCTGGAAAGTCAAAGGTGGAGGTGAACGGACATGTTAGAGGTGTCCAATCTGTATCTAGTAGTTCTCAGAAAATGGGAGCTGCTGCGATTCAAGAAGATATTAACAGAGTGATTGAG gaCACTGGTGGACAAGTTCGTGCAAATACACCCATGCCTGTTGTAGAAATAGAAAGCAGAAGTACAAGAAGTAAGGGACAAGAAACCGATACCTCTCGTGAAGATGTTGTCCAGAGTTCTCCTTTG AGAAATCAAAGAAACCAAGAGCTCAAAGCATCAGTGCAGGAGCTTGCTGCTCGTGCAGCTTCTCTAGCAAAGGTTGAAGCTGCAAAAAACATCACACCACCAAATTCAGCTTATCAGTTTGAGGCTTCTTGGCGAGGACTTGCTGGTGATCATAATTTACAAGCTCGTTTATTGAAG GTGACATCACCAGTTGCGCTACCACAGATATTTAAAAATGCTTTGTCTGCTCCATTGCTAATCAACATTATTAGGTGTATTGCCACTTTTTTCAC TGAAGAAATGGATCTGGCTGTCAATTATTTAGAAAATTTGGCCAAGGTCTTAAGATTTGACATGATCATCATGTGCCTTTCTTCAGCAGAGAGGGCTG ATCTCCACAGGATATGGGATGACATATTTTGCAGCAATGCAACTCCCATTGAGTATGCAGAGAGGCTTGATAAACTCCGTTCTAGATACTGCCCCAAACAATGA
- the LOC131307469 gene encoding uncharacterized protein LOC131307469 isoform X3: protein MCDPIQKLKRLFDQSEVEFDWEMSVDGKDKKVRSKDRDTAKLVSSSQKVGVVGEDRRPMAKPSTSDNSSTSRQYDYLRNYDSIRNLSSGFMTETSSPDAASEKELGNEYFKQKKFNEAIDCYSRSIALSPTAVAYANRAMAYLKIRRFQEAEDDCTEALSLDDRYIKAYSRRSTARRELGKRKESSDDAEFALRLEPNNEEVKRQCAEAKSLYSKELLKKASGALRSSVQGVEKAGKSKVEVNGHVRGVQSVSSSSQKMGAAAIQEDINRVIEDTGGQVRANTPMPVVEIESRSTRSKGQETDTSREDVVQSSPLVSYKRNQRNQELKASVQELAARAASLAKVEAAKNITPPNSAYQFEASWRGLAGDHNLQARLLKVTSPVALPQIFKNALSAPLLINIIRCIATFFTEEMDLAVNYLENLAKVLRFDMIIMCLSSAERADLHRIWDDIFCSNATPIEYAERLDKLRSRYCPKQ, encoded by the exons ATGTGTGACCCTATACAGAAACTGAAAAGACTTTTTGATCAATCAGAAGTGGAATTT GATTGGGAGATGTCAGTTGATGGCAAAGACAAGAAAGTGAGATCAAAAGATCGTGACACGGCAAAGttg GTGTCATCTTCTCAGAAGGTTGGAGTAGTTGGTGAGGATAGAAGACCGATGGCAAAACCATCCACATCTGATAATTCTAGTACCTCAAGACAATATGACTACTTGAGGAATTACGATTCAATCAGGAATTTATCAAGTGGTTTCATGACAGAAACGAGTTCTCCTGATGCTGCTTCAGAGAAAGAGTTG GGTAATGAGTACTTTAAACAGAAGAAATTTAACGAAGCAATTGACTGCTATTCTAGGAGCATTGCATTATCACCAACCGCTGTAGCTTATGCAAATAGAGCAATGGCTTATCTTAAAATAAGAAG ATTCCAAGAGGCTGAGGATGATTGCACAGAGGCCTTAAGTTTAGACGATCGTTACATTAAAGCATACTCACGTCGATCAACAGCTAGAAGAGAACTTGGAAAACGTAAAGAATCCAGTGACG ATGCTGAGTTTGCCCTGAGGCTGGAGCCAAACAACGAAGAGGTCAAAAGGCAGTGTGCAGAAGCTAAATCATTGTATAGTAAG GAGCTGCTAAAGAAGGCTTCTGGAGCATTGAGAAGCTCTGTGCAAGGAGTGGAAAAAGCTGGAAAGTCAAAGGTGGAGGTGAACGGACATGTTAGAGGTGTCCAATCTGTATCTAGTAGTTCTCAGAAAATGGGAGCTGCTGCGATTCAAGAAGATATTAACAGAGTGATTGAG gaCACTGGTGGACAAGTTCGTGCAAATACACCCATGCCTGTTGTAGAAATAGAAAGCAGAAGTACAAGAAGTAAGGGACAAGAAACCGATACCTCTCGTGAAGATGTTGTCCAGAGTTCTCCTTTGGTGAGCTATAAG AGAAATCAAAGAAACCAAGAGCTCAAAGCATCAGTGCAGGAGCTTGCTGCTCGTGCAGCTTCTCTAGCAAAGGTTGAAGCTGCAAAAAACATCACACCACCAAATTCAGCTTATCAGTTTGAGGCTTCTTGGCGAGGACTTGCTGGTGATCATAATTTACAAGCTCGTTTATTGAAG GTGACATCACCAGTTGCGCTACCACAGATATTTAAAAATGCTTTGTCTGCTCCATTGCTAATCAACATTATTAGGTGTATTGCCACTTTTTTCAC TGAAGAAATGGATCTGGCTGTCAATTATTTAGAAAATTTGGCCAAGGTCTTAAGATTTGACATGATCATCATGTGCCTTTCTTCAGCAGAGAGGGCTG ATCTCCACAGGATATGGGATGACATATTTTGCAGCAATGCAACTCCCATTGAGTATGCAGAGAGGCTTGATAAACTCCGTTCTAGATACTGCCCCAAACAATGA